GCACGGAGGATAAATCTGGGCCGTCCTTCAGTTATCCGACGGCCCAGATATTCCTAGCGGGCCCTCCTAGTTCGTCCGTCAACTCGCGGCCTATAATTACCtcgaccaccaccgccgccgccgtatcgGCGATCACACTCTCGCTGCCACCGGTGAAGTCCAGGCTCGAGCAAGCGATgctccgccgccttcctccgtgCCTCCGGCGAGcgctccccgcctcctcctcctccacctccgctcctcgccgcggcgttCGCCTCGCGGAGCATGGCCAATCCCCTCCTCAATCCGCGCCCCCACCGCCTTCTCCGGCTACGCAGAAGGACGGCGCGGTGCGTACTCCGGGTGGCggatccgccgcctcgtcgctgAACCCCGCCGAGGTCGCCCATTTCGCCTCCTTTGCTGAGACCtggtgagatgagatgagatgagatcgaTCCCCTCGTCTGGCCTCTACTCCCTCCTCTTGCTGGCCGTGTGGTTACGTCTCATTCGAGATGATGAACCTACTGCTCCTTCGCTAGATGCTTTGGCCAAATTTTTATTTAGTGCAGTGGCCTTGATCCTGTTTTGATTCTAGTTTTAGGAATAATTTGTACTACGGTGATGAATACTGCTTCTAGCACGAGTGCGCTATAGCTCtcaacaaattttttttattgcattCGATTAATACCATTCTCATTTAGGAGTAGCTAGTCcacagaaataaaataaaataaaataaatgcatTCGATTAATATCATTCTCATTTAGGAGTAGGTAGTCCACAGCGAAAAAAAAATGGGGTTGTATATGGTTGTTCGGAATGGAATGAATCTCCGAATTATCACCTCGCATTTATATGATTGTTTCTGGAATGAACAGGTGGGATACTGAAGGGCCATTCAAGCATTTGCTTGTGATGAATCCAACCCGAGTGTCTTTTATCCGGTCCATTCTATGTAAACATTTCAGGTACATTTCCATATCCACCATATTTATTTGTGGTTGTGATCATCAGTTTATCACTGGGTAGCACCTGAATAAGTGTACTTCTACATAATCAAACTGtcaactcttttttttccctaactGTGCGTATTCACTCTGTCAGGCGGGATCCAAATTCATCTAAACCACTTGAAGGTCTTAAAATTATTGATGTTGGATGTGCGGCTGGCATGCTCTCGGAGGTACTGAAGTTCTCTATCTTAGATCAATTCCTTCCGGATCTCTCAGTGCATTTGTGGACTGTAACATGTGCTCTGTCTTTTTGTTTGATTGTCTGGACTAACTGCATGCTTATACATGGCAGCCTCTTGCTCGGATGGGAGCTACAGTTACCGGAATTGATGCTGCTGACGAAAGTATAAAGATTGCACGCGTCCATGCTGtatgtataaatatatttagCCATCTTAACATAATTATTAGTTGGACAAGAATGGGCACGTGTTTCTTTCTCAAAATGTTAAAACAAGTAAATTCATGCtactaatatttaatttactTACTCTGGCACTCTTAAGAAGTTATATTATGGTGATGTAATGCTACATATGTGTCTCTCTCTCTGTTCTTTTACTTAACTTTCGGTTATGATTTCATAA
The Oryza sativa Japonica Group chromosome 6, ASM3414082v1 DNA segment above includes these coding regions:
- the LOC4340158 gene encoding ubiquinone biosynthesis O-methyltransferase, mitochondrial, with protein sequence MLRRLPPCLRRALPASSSSTSAPRRGVRLAEHGQSPPQSAPPPPSPATQKDGAVRTPGGGSAASSLNPAEVAHFASFAETWWDTEGPFKHLLVMNPTRVSFIRSILCKHFRRDPNSSKPLEGLKIIDVGCAAGMLSEPLARMGATVTGIDAADESIKIARVHAASDPLTASIEYLCTTAEDLVKENKQFDAVICLEVIEHVDNPSEFCGSLSALTVPNGAFVISTINRSIRAFATMIFSTGFLKAHTIGQN